Proteins from one Scyliorhinus canicula chromosome 22, sScyCan1.1, whole genome shotgun sequence genomic window:
- the lrit1a gene encoding leucine-rich repeat, immunoglobulin-like domain and transmembrane domain-containing protein 1a, protein MSSNIWFLCFMCIGCLARTPCFCPSQCICTFQSHSDELKARTVFCNNPEMTLIPDGVPAETLKLVIEKTSVRQVSERAFPAASGLECLWLSCNSISSFDGESLRGLTALGELRLDGNALSAFPWEALSYLPQLWLLDLHGNILRSLPNRAAAYIRNITYLDLSDNKLTTLSGHTISRWLTAPKVANTTSTTANSNLIIGLHNNPWECDCRLSELVRFVTRHNPTAALMNPALMCSGPESLSGSSFSSIELKECQSPTIRVVEAEVTTVSGSSVSLHCVAAGVPIPNISWMRLDSDLQNGTVTLDNSDERLKWSTFSLSAVSYQDSGKYLCQANNLMGASDASISLLVVNPVLALVPIKSTSKGMCISKMRKKATVYNRKLMARYASTLTTTVSQTESPRRSYAAGRTDDFPVHNHQIKLNEGASEILSQNMNRPEVNGLLEKRRSADDPDNITFSPYSTQPELDCLVRTVRVIGGTYHSVSLAWRSPKATNITIFSILYTTFGERDMRRINVGPRKTKITIDGLMPQTKYIVCICVKGLMPRKEQCVIFSTDEVANASGTQKLINVVVITVACVIVVPLTLIVCGGALKRRCRKFLNKPPEEGFQNDSYVTFESLSTGPKPSATEGEYLTCHNKDESNRLLSPRSSIDSEEATNSEAQQNEYFC, encoded by the exons ATGTCATCCAACATCTGGTTTCTTTGCTTTATGTGTATTGGATGCCTGGCTCGAACACCCTGCTTCTGTCCCTCCCAGTGCATCTGCACTTTCCAGAGTCACAGTGACGAACTCAAGGCAAG GACTGTGTTTTGTAATAACCCAGAAATGACCCTGATTCCAGACGGTGTACCAGCCGAAACCTTAAAGCTGGTGATTGAGAAAACGTCAGTCAGACAGGTTTCCGAGCGAGCCTTTCCTGCTGCTTCCGGCCTGGAGTGCCTTTGGCTGTCCTGTAACTCCATCAGCAGCTTCGACGGGGAGAGTTTGCGAGGCCTGACCGCACTGGGGGAGCTCCGTCTGGATGGCAACGCTCTTTCAGCTTTTCCATGGGAAGCCCTTTCCTATTTGCCACAACTCTGGCTCCTTGATTTGCATGGCAACATCCTCCGATCGCTCCCCAACCGTGCAGCCGCTTATATAAGAAATATCACCTACCTGGATTTATCGGATAACAAGCTAACCACACTGTCAGGCCACACGATCTCACGATGGCTGACTGCTCCAAAGGTGGCCAATACAACTTCAACAACCGCCAACTCAAATCTTATCATAG GACTACACAACAACCCTTGGGAATGTGACTGCAGATTGTCAGAACTCGTTCGTTTCGTCACGAGGCACAATCCAACTGCGGCATTGATGAACCCTGCATTAATGTGCTCAGGGCCAGAAAGCCTCTCAGGGTCTTCATTCAGCAGCATAGAGCTAAAAGAGTGCCAGAGTCCAACTATTCGTGTCGTGGAAGCTGAAGTGACCACAGTGTCGGGGAGCAGTGTCTCTCTGCATTGTGTAGCTGCAGGGGTTCCCATCcccaacatcagctggatgaggCTGGATAGTGACCTGCAGAATGGAACAG TGACCCTGGACAATTCTGACGAGAGACTAAAGTGGTCTACATTCAGTCTATCAGCTGTATCTTATCAGGATTCTGGTAAATATTTGTGCCAGGCCAATAATTTGATGGGTGCATCGGATGCTTCGATATCTCTTCTTGTGGTCAACCCTGTCCTTGCTTTGGTGCCAATCAAAAGCACATCCAAAGGAATGTGCATCAGTAAAATGAGGAAAAAGGCTACTGTATACAATCGGAAGCTGATGGCCAGGTATGCGAGTACCCTGACCACCACAGTATCGCAAACAGAGTCACCGAGGAGATCCTATGCTGCAGGTAGGACAGATGACTTTCCCGTGCACAATCACCAAATTAAGCTAAATGAAGGTGCATCAGAGATTCTTTCGCAGAATATGAATCGTCCAGAAGTTAACGGCTTATTGGAAAAGCGAAGAAGTGCCGACGATCCTGATAATATTACATTTAGTCCTTATTCAACACAGCCAGAACTAGACTGTCTGGTCAGAACTGTTAGAGTTATAGGGGGCACCTATCATAGTGTTTCCCTGGCTTGGAGATCCCCAAAGGCAACAAATATCACCATTTTTAGTATTCTATATACAACGTTTGGCGAAAGGGACATGCGCAGAATCAATGTGGGTCCTCGAAAGACCAAAATCACCATTGATGGTTTAATGCCGCAGACTAAATATATTGTTTGCATTTGTGTCAAAGGACTCATGCCCAGGAAAGAGCAGTGTGTGATTTTCTCCACGGATGAAGTGGCTAATGCGAGTGGGACCCAGAAGCTAATTAACGTGGTGGTGATCACTGTGGCCTGTGTGATCGTGGTCCCACTCACCCTCATTGTCTGCGGTGGGGCCTTGAAGAGGCGCTGCAGAAAGTTCCTGAATAAGCCCCCAGAAGAGGGCTTCCAAAATGATTCATATGTCACCTTCGAGAGCCTGTCGACAGGGCCCAAACCCAGTGCCACTGAAGGAGAGTATCTGACCTGCCACAATAAAGATGAATCTAATAGACTTCTGTCGCCAAGGTCCAGCATAGATTCCGAAGAAGCAACAAACAGTGAAGCACAACAGAATGAATATTTCTGCTGA